The following proteins are encoded in a genomic region of Struthio camelus isolate bStrCam1 chromosome 3, bStrCam1.hap1, whole genome shotgun sequence:
- the INSM1 gene encoding insulinoma-associated protein 1, with product MPRGFLVKRSRRPTPVSYRVRGCREAAAADPPLLAPPLPAEPAPPPPPRRESPPPVPFGTPDAACQALRSPTRPVSREKYLERGFSLGSPVSAESFPAPAVPSTMDSLLFAPAELKLWAAAAGHAEPPAANAAGPAPPPPPAARPPPAKRPPGPAAEPAKHKAPAAKKAKAIRKLTFEDEVTTSPVLGLKIKEGPVEAPAKARSGGGGGARPLGEFICQLCKEEYGDPFALAQHKCSRIVRVEYRCPECDKVFSCPANLASHRRWHKPRPPPAAKAGPEAGKAAAEREAGSGSERDTPSPGGASEAGSEEGLFECPRCAKRFRRQAYLRKHLLGHPPAAEPPPPPPPAPCRLCPVCGEAFPSRSGQERHLRLLHAAQVFPCKHCPATFYSSPGLTRHINKCHPSENRQVILLQVPVRPAC from the coding sequence ATGCCCCGCGGCTTTCTGGTGAAGCGGAGCAGGAGGCCCACGCCGGTGTCGTATCGGGTGCGCGGCTGCcgcgaggcggccgccgccgaccCGCCGCTCctggccccgccgctgcccgccgagccggcgccgccgccgccgccgcggcgggagtcgccgccgccggtgcccttCGGCACGCCCGATGCCGCGTGCCAGGCGCTGCGCAGCCCCACGCGGCCCGTCAGCCGGGAGAAGTACCTGGAGCGCGGCTTCAGCCTGGGCTCGCCCGTCTCGGCCGAGTCCTTCCCCGCGCCGGCCGTGCCCAGCACCATGGACTCGCTCCTCTTCGCCCCCGCCGAGCTCAAGCTctgggcggccgccgccggccacgccgagccgcccgccgccaacgccgccggccccgcgccgcctccgccgcccgccgcccgcccgccgccggccaagcggccgccgggccccgcggcggagCCCGCCAAGCACAAGGCGCCGGCGGCCAAGAAGGCGAAGGCCATCCGCAAGCTCACCTTCGAGGACGAGGTCACCACGTCGCCCGTGCTGGGGCTGAAGATCAAGGAGGGTCCGGTGGAGGCGCCGGCCAAGGCGcgtagcggcggcggcggcggagcccggccgCTGGGCGAGTTCATCTGCCAGCTCTGCAAGGAGGAGTACGGCGACCCCTTCGCCCTGGCGCAGCACAAGTGCTCGCGGATCGTGCGCGTGGAGTACCGCTGCCCCGAGTGCGACAAGGTCTTCTCCTGCCCCGCCAACCTGGCCTCGCACCGCCGCTGGCACAAGCcgcgcccgcctcccgccgccaaGGCGGGGCCCGAGGCCGGCaaagcggcggcggagcgcgaAGCGGGCAGCGGCAGCGAGCGGGACacgccgagccccggcggcgcctCGGAGGCGGGCTCCGAGGAGGGGCTCTTCGAGTGCCCGCGCTGCGCCAAGCGGTTCCGCCGCCAGGCCTACCTGCGCAAGCACCTGCTGGGCCACCCGccggccgccgagccgccgccgcctcctcctcctgctccgtgCCGCCTGTGCCCGGTGTGCGGCGAGGCCTTCCCCAGCCGCAGCGGTCAGGAGCGCCACCTCCGCCTGCTGCACGCCGCCCAGGTCTTCCCCTGCAAGCACTGCCCCGCCACCTTCTACAGCTCGCCCGGCCTCACCCGTCACATCAACAAGTGCCACCCCTCGGAGAACCGGCAGGTCATCCTGCTCCAGGTGCCCGTGCGACCCGCCTGCTAG